In Halopseudomonas nanhaiensis, a single window of DNA contains:
- a CDS encoding ExbD/TolR family protein codes for MNFRRQKLDGVEVNLTPLIDVVFLLLIFFMVSTTFTRETQLKIDLPQASSGEAVESTVPQQIEVTISASGETAINDKVLLDPSLDRLKTALERESAGDTSMPVIITADAQTPHQSVITAMDAAGQLGFGRLRLTTSQMEAGGSQ; via the coding sequence GTGAACTTTCGCAGACAGAAGCTCGACGGAGTCGAGGTCAATCTCACGCCGCTGATCGATGTGGTCTTCCTGCTGCTGATCTTTTTCATGGTCTCAACGACATTTACCCGCGAGACGCAGCTCAAGATTGACCTGCCGCAAGCGAGTTCCGGCGAAGCGGTAGAGTCGACCGTGCCCCAGCAGATCGAGGTGACCATTTCTGCCAGCGGTGAGACGGCGATAAACGACAAGGTGCTGCTCGATCCAAGCCTGGATCGTTTGAAGACGGCACTCGAGCGAGAATCGGCCGGTGACACCAGCATGCCGGTAATCATTACGGCCGACGCGCAAACGCCCCACCAGTCCGTCATTACCGCCATGGACGCTGCTGGCCAGCTCGGGTTCGGCCGGTTGCGGCTGACCACCA
- a CDS encoding MotA/TolQ/ExbB proton channel family protein, with protein sequence MWELISAGGWLMLPILLSSVIAVAIIIERLWTLRTSRIAPPNLLGQVWRWVKDGQLDAVKLKTLRADSPLGEILAAGLANARHGREIMKECIQEAASKVIHEMERYLNTLGTIAAITPLLGLLGTVIGMIDVFSAIMTQGTGNTGVLAGGISKALITTAAGLTVAIPALFFHRFFVRRVDELVVSMEQEATRLVEVMQGNRDVEGAPQPEPVPLRAGNGRKGA encoded by the coding sequence GTGTGGGAATTGATCAGTGCAGGTGGCTGGCTGATGCTGCCGATTCTGTTGTCGTCGGTCATCGCCGTTGCCATCATCATCGAACGTTTGTGGACCCTGCGCACAAGTCGCATCGCGCCTCCCAATCTGCTTGGCCAGGTATGGCGCTGGGTCAAGGATGGTCAGCTCGATGCGGTCAAGCTGAAGACGTTGCGAGCGGATTCTCCGCTGGGTGAGATTCTCGCCGCAGGACTGGCCAATGCCCGGCATGGTCGCGAGATCATGAAGGAGTGCATTCAGGAGGCAGCGAGCAAGGTGATCCATGAAATGGAGCGCTATCTGAATACGCTCGGCACCATCGCTGCGATTACTCCCTTGCTCGGTCTCCTGGGTACAGTGATCGGCATGATTGACGTATTCAGCGCGATCATGACTCAGGGTACCGGCAATACCGGCGTACTGGCGGGGGGTATCTCGAAGGCTCTGATCACCACCGCTGCAGGTCTTACCGTGGCCATACCGGCGCTGTTCTTTCACCGTTTCTTTGTTCGTCGTGTCGACGAGCTGGTGGTCAGCATGGAGCAGGAGGCAACGCGGCTGGTGGAAGTCATGCAGGGTAACCGCGATGTTGAGGGTGCCCCCCAGCCGGAGCCGGTGCCGCTACGCGCCGGTAACGGCCGTAAAGGGGCCTGA
- a CDS encoding DNA internalization-related competence protein ComEC/Rec2: MSLTLSLAALFAGLITPLSFPTLPPLWVVGLAMVAGFAAMLHRLVRPLALFMLGLVWALTYHHWMLSERLPEHLDNKRAAFTGTVAGLPEPTGLGWRFLIKDARLVDTGEALPLIRAHWYSGAPVQPGERWHFDGSLRRPRGMSNPGGFDYEAWLYAQGIGAVASVRAADLMEDGGSGLSGWRRLVRHRLGETLSEQPGADRLIALVVGDRSVLDDRDWDILQATGTGHLMVISGLHVGMVAAAVFGLVSVVGWLGVLRVPWPQQWLAAPLALAAAALYAGLAGFAVPTQRALLMVALLLLARLRYRQINPWVFWLAALCAVAALAPAAPLRAGFWLSFVAVGLLLLGMSGRLAIRGLWWRWGRAQWVIFVGLWPWLLLWGMPGSLTAPVVNLVAIPWVSLLVVPAALLGTVADLYADFSWLLVMAAHALNGLFALLTLAASWQGPVGQPFPGWGAWLVGVTGALILVSPLAGFLRVPALACLLVLFVPPTAPPEPGGFRVTVLDVGQGLSVLVQTRSHVLLYDTGARLRSGFDLGEAVVSPALQELGVRQIDLLLLSHADNDHAGGASAVIERFPTRRVLSGQASELAALNAQPCEPGESWKWDDVEFRIVYSAQPPAPANERSCVLHIASEHGSVLLPGDLGVRGEYQMLDESLQSELLLAPHHGSRTSSSYAFIRAVSPRWVVFSSSYHSPFGHPHPKVVERYRELHAEPVYTARSGALQFDFGAADPDVLSWRWRDQMQRFWHE; the protein is encoded by the coding sequence ATGAGCCTGACCCTGAGTCTGGCAGCGCTGTTTGCCGGCCTCATCACTCCACTTTCATTTCCGACGCTGCCACCGCTGTGGGTGGTCGGACTGGCAATGGTCGCCGGATTCGCGGCGATGCTGCATCGGCTTGTGCGGCCGCTGGCCCTGTTCATGCTGGGATTGGTCTGGGCGTTGACTTATCACCATTGGATGCTGAGTGAGCGTCTGCCGGAGCACCTGGATAACAAGCGAGCGGCGTTCACCGGAACCGTTGCAGGGTTGCCCGAACCGACCGGCCTGGGTTGGCGATTTCTGATCAAGGATGCACGGCTGGTTGACACCGGCGAAGCGCTCCCGCTGATTCGCGCACATTGGTATTCCGGCGCGCCAGTCCAGCCCGGTGAACGCTGGCATTTCGACGGCAGCCTGAGACGGCCGCGCGGGATGTCTAATCCGGGTGGCTTCGACTATGAAGCCTGGCTCTATGCACAGGGCATCGGCGCGGTAGCCAGCGTCCGGGCCGCAGATCTCATGGAAGACGGCGGGTCCGGTCTTTCCGGGTGGCGCCGGCTGGTTCGGCACCGGCTTGGCGAAACGCTGTCGGAGCAGCCGGGCGCTGATCGCCTGATCGCGCTGGTGGTAGGCGATCGCAGCGTGCTGGATGATCGGGACTGGGACATTCTTCAGGCCACCGGTACCGGACATCTGATGGTGATATCCGGGCTGCACGTCGGCATGGTGGCCGCTGCGGTATTCGGGCTGGTGTCTGTCGTCGGCTGGCTGGGCGTGCTTCGCGTGCCTTGGCCGCAACAATGGCTGGCGGCGCCGCTGGCGCTGGCTGCAGCTGCGCTGTACGCAGGTCTCGCCGGTTTCGCCGTGCCCACCCAGCGCGCGCTGCTCATGGTCGCGTTGCTGCTCCTGGCTCGTCTGCGATATCGCCAGATCAATCCCTGGGTTTTCTGGCTCGCAGCGTTATGTGCTGTAGCCGCGTTGGCGCCTGCCGCCCCGCTGCGCGCCGGCTTCTGGCTTTCATTCGTTGCCGTCGGCCTGCTGTTGCTGGGGATGAGCGGTCGATTGGCGATACGCGGCCTCTGGTGGCGTTGGGGCCGCGCACAATGGGTCATCTTTGTCGGACTCTGGCCGTGGTTGTTGTTGTGGGGGATGCCGGGCAGCCTGACAGCACCCGTGGTGAATCTGGTGGCAATACCGTGGGTCAGTCTGCTGGTGGTGCCGGCCGCACTGCTGGGAACCGTGGCAGATTTGTACGCCGACTTCTCCTGGCTCCTTGTGATGGCGGCTCATGCGCTGAACGGCCTGTTTGCTCTGCTCACACTGGCGGCTTCCTGGCAAGGACCGGTCGGTCAGCCTTTTCCGGGCTGGGGCGCCTGGCTCGTCGGTGTGACAGGGGCGCTGATCCTCGTCAGTCCGCTTGCCGGCTTTCTGCGTGTTCCGGCGCTCGCCTGCCTGCTTGTACTGTTCGTTCCGCCCACGGCGCCTCCAGAGCCTGGTGGCTTTCGCGTCACGGTGCTTGATGTGGGGCAGGGGCTTTCAGTGCTGGTGCAGACTCGCTCGCATGTCCTGTTGTACGACACCGGTGCACGCCTGCGCAGCGGCTTCGATCTCGGCGAAGCGGTGGTATCGCCGGCCCTGCAGGAGCTGGGCGTGCGCCAGATTGATCTGCTGTTGCTCAGTCACGCCGATAATGATCATGCGGGCGGAGCTTCCGCTGTGATCGAACGATTTCCGACCCGTCGAGTGCTCTCTGGCCAGGCTTCCGAACTGGCTGCGTTGAATGCCCAACCCTGCGAGCCAGGAGAGAGCTGGAAGTGGGATGACGTGGAGTTTCGCATCGTGTACAGCGCCCAACCGCCGGCGCCCGCCAATGAACGATCCTGCGTACTGCACATCGCCAGCGAGCATGGCTCGGTATTGTTGCCGGGTGACCTGGGCGTCCGGGGTGAGTATCAGATGCTGGACGAGTCGCTGCAGTCCGAGCTACTGCTGGCTCCGCATCACGGTAGTCGTACCTCCTCTTCCTACGCCTTCATACGCGCAGTCTCCCCGCGCTGGGTAGTGTTCAGTTCTTCCTACCACAGTCCCTTCGGGCACCCACATCCGAAGGTTGTGGAACGTTACCGAGAATTGCATGCTGAACCGGTTTATACTGCGCGCTCCGGAGCGTTACAGTTCGATTTCGGTGCGGCTGATCCAGACGTTCTCAGCTGGCGGTGGCGGGATCAGATGCAACGTTTCTGGCACGAATAA